AAGTAGAAATGGGATGTTGATTATTTCGTTTAAGTTATCACTGACTACGATGTTTCAATTTTGATAATCAAGTTTCAGTGAAAATTGTTGTTTCATAGATATAAATTTACCACAGAAATAAATAACCAAAGGGGTAAACCAAAGAAACtccatttaaatttattaaaaatatctctGCAGAAAAGAAGCATATATTACAATTTGATCAATCTCCCAGCCATCAAGTTGCAGTGAAGGCCATAAGTCAAGCATCAGATGAGCTGCAGTTCCACCACCCTGCAGGATATAAAAGCAGTATGAGATTACTTACAAGTTCACTGATATTTAGAAATTCCCAGACTATAATAGATGCcttcttaaaattaaatgaattacCAAACCTAAGATAGCAATGGGACCTTTTGGAACAATAGCTGGCAAGCTCGCAAATTCATCCTGTTTAATGCAACAAATTCAGTAACCCCTGGCATGAACAATTGATCAAACAATGTGCACATAAATGCAAAAGTACAATGCAGATACATAGCATACAAGTAACAAAGTCAGCAATGATACAACTTATGCACCTGGATTCACCTTAACACAAAAAGAATATGACAACCGAAGATAAATCCGAAAATGATTACGCAGTTACTTTCAAGCACAGTGGCACCCCACATAGAACATTCATATTGACCCTAAAGTAATGTTACTACATCTATAGTTTAATAGTGTGACTAAATATATCAGTCACATTGCGTAGCATTATTCACAAGCaaggaacaaataaaattttatataacacTACAGAACTCAATGGTCATATGATGGAGCCAGTTGCTCAGCATGAGAAATGATTGAATTTCATTTTGGATAGGTTTCACTAGACAACAAATGCAAGATCAGAGGCCGTGATTGATCTTGACATAGCATTAAAAATGCTTCACCAGTTTCttgcatcaaataaaaaattagacaaACTTTTTGCTATTAAATATGACAGGCTTGATCCAGACACTAGTTTAACACCTTCTTGAACCCTACTCTTCTGTTATCAGAATTGATATAGAGCTTATACAGCAATGTCAACAagttttctcaaattcaaaacTCCTATGGAGTAAAGTtagtagtttttatttaaaatatatcaaatccgAATCAATAGGATGAGCtgaacaaagaaaaattatatgaaaaccAGTATTGGTTCTCAACCTCGTGAATGTGTCTACAAACAAACTGCAAGTAAAATATGAACACAACTACACAACATCCTATAATCAATATGATCATGAATTTGATGTATGAATCACACAATAAGGGGAACGAGTGTTTTTAACAACATTTCAAACTTTGACACTAAGCAATCCAAACATCATTACTTTgtaaaaaaagaagttttacTTTTACACAACATACACCGCCCATTACCGTTTGGACGTATGTCTCAAACACACACGCatacaacaaaacaaacaaTGTCAAGGTAGCATACATACCCAATAAGAACAAGTCCATTTTGACCCATGGTAAAGAACACTGTGAACACTGTCtgcaacaaaagaaacaaattctGACTCATCAATTACCCTTGGCACACAGCTGAAGGAGACTGATCACAAACAAGAAATAGTACAAAATTTATAAGGAAATGCAAAACgacatttgaatatttttcagATCCAGATGATCCATGAAGAAAAGTTCGAACTTTTAAAAGCAATTCAGACCGAGAGAAGGTGAGAGGAGTACAAGATGAATCAAGGAGTAACATTCTAGCCTTTGGGGTGTCCACTATGAGTATGTCATTGTAATCAGTTTTGATAGAGGAGACCAGTTGAATGTTCTCTTCTTCACCGGGTTGTACTTGTTGCTGTTGAGCAGCAACAGAAAATGAGAAGTGTGAATTGGATTTTGAATGAGGGGTTGAAAGGAGAAGAGAGGGTTTTGGTGTTGGGATGAGAGAGTGAGTTGCAGCAATGGAGAAAGCAAAAGATTTGAACTTGATGTCTATGCTGAAATGGGAAGGAGGCAGCAAATTGGTCAAGGACAATGCATACCCTCTCATTGTATTCTCTTAGTTCAGTCCCAAATGAACTCAAAACTCCACCACCTTATCCAAATTCcaaattcttcttctttacaTTCTTTCATTTCACtcattattatcttattttaaggtctctacaattataatattttaattattcaaaatttaatcaccgtaattattatataattgataaaatataaatatattgtttagcTTAACTTCACCGTGTATGATTAAGTTGAACAAAATATTGAGATTTAGTgcgtttgaattttttttcttttgaaaatacaattttaaaatttctaaaagcTTTAGTAGTTATTGTTTTCCAAAAATGTTCACTTAAATGATATATGCGATGGAGTCTAAACTTAagttgttattaatttatttgtactttttagttttatttataagtgattttaatttccctaattttacatttttctctttgattttttaatttctcagtGCATATAAAATTCAAGCAAACATGGAAacattacaaattaattttaaattttgaaataataataataataacagtaagAAGGAggttaaatagttttttttcttggacattttttcaatataatttcaatattttaaaaaaattaatttagttctaATTTTCCTTAAAAATGGACGTGGAATTTTacgttaaattaatttaacacaAACAGTAAGCATCTAAGTGACAAAGACGATAAACGAACTGTAACCCTTTCGTTTTTTCACTCTTAGCAGTAAATAAACCTTCAGCTTTTAATGcggttttaattttaagtaacaTTATTTACGATTATATTATtctctaatttattattaaaccatctaaaaatcatatttttacaataaGAAGTAATAtcagttatattattattattaactattaatttttcaCCTTTTTACATTACACAATCTCAGTGCTTCCTCTTACTTGGAAGAGTGTCTTTCCCACCAGGTGGAAGTTGCTTTGTCCTCTTACTTCAGTTTCTGGGAGCTGCAAGTAATGCATCGGTGCGAATCCCACATCGGTATGGTACAAAGTTTTCAAGCAGTTTATAATCACAGAGCTTCAGTGGGGGCTTGTCCCTTCGGGGACATCTGATAAAATTGGAACGATACAGAGAAGATTAGCATGGCCCCTGCGCAAGGATGACACGCACAAATCGAGAAATGgtccaaatttttttttctttcaaatcttCAGCTATAcatctttttttattgattgtttaCTCTTCTGATGTTTGTACAGTTTTTCCTTCATATTCAAATGCATTTTGTTTGTCACACCTACtgatttgttttcttcatttatgTATATACCATTTCTTCACTTACTGATTGTTCCAACTTCTGATGATTGCACAAAAGATAATTGCTTTCTGGAAGTAGTACTACGATGGATGTCACAAGATATATTATTAGTTTACGATATTAGAGTTAAACTACATTTTAGTTTGCTGAATTTTGGTTCAAAACCATAAATGTTGTAATTTAAGTGTTCATCGTGTTAGTGGCTACTGTGCTCATCATCATGTGCTGCAATGTCAAGATTGAACACAAGCTCATCATCATGCTTCTGTTTCCATATTTGCATAGTGTGAAATGATAAAGGTTAAACTTCTTCTGGAattcattgatgaaaaagaattttaacttcttttcttagatttttatcttcaatataATTGAAAGTAAAACTTGAATCTTTGTTTATTTATGGTATGGTGATTACTGTTACCACTTTTTGTTGTTACGAGTTCATCTTGAATTCTATAACTGCATGCTGCGGCAACTCTTTGGGTTTTCATTCTATTCAAGCATTTCTGGTCTATTATGGCTTTGTAAGATACAAGAACAATGACAAAACATAAGGAAGATAAACAAGAAATAAGAGAGAATAGAAAATTGAAAGCTTATTTATACACAGAGCAACAAGAATACAGGTTAACAGAACTGTGTAAATCAGAAAAGACAGAAAAACAGAAACTGCAATCAAGCGTGATCAATGTGTGTTAAGTCCTTTGAATGGATTTGTGCAGAATTCAAATTTTCAGTTTTTTGAGACAATATCCAAACATGCTCAATGTTTCTAAGTGATTCAACTCAAGTGAAGTTCAAGTCTTCATCTAAATGACTTAGTCTAATATGAACAACACAACGTTTTAATAAATCCCTTTTTGGTTGCACCATCTAAGGAAGAATgtatatgttaatttttctgTTGTGACTCAAAGCACTTTTATGCAATTGTCATCTGAACTTAAACTTGCTTAAATGCAAATGTCAAAGAATATAGATAGATTACGAGTCTCACGTTAATACAAAAACATTGTTTcttaaaaagtgtttttcttCATGGTTGAATTTAgggtatttattttaaaatacactaaTATATAAGATCAATTTGTAAATATCAAAACTAACTAAAGTCAGAAGTGTAATACtttcattattaaacaataatcTAACGctatataaatagataatattacaaatgattacttttattgtttcgtcctaaattaatattttttattaaaaataatataattcatcAAGTGTATTTGCTTATTTGTTGTGAAATATTctttttcagatattttaaagtattaaaataaaaaactttttgaaTGAACTTTCCAGAATACTCGTCAAGATGGGAGGAAGAAGATCTTGAGGGAGAACTAAATTTAATGAACTCATTctgaaaaattaacattaaacttTTTCGTGAAGTTTGAACTTTTACACTTTCGGAAGATTTCACTGTAAGTTTTAAATTGTTATcgtaatgataaattttattataaatttgaaaatttatttttactttaactaGTTTTTATTAGCTTTGAATTGCATCTTCTTTAGTGAAAATTTCACTATTCACTCACCAGACCAGGGCTGTAAATTTGGAATAAAAAGGGTAGAAGTCCCACCTCGCTCGAATACCGTACTAACCAATTGTTTATAACTCTGCAGCCTCGTCGTAGCAGTGTCCCTTCGGGGACATCCGATAAAATTGGAACGATACAGAGAAGATTAGCATGGCCCCTGCGCAAGGATGACACGCACAAATCGAGAAATGgtccaaatttttttttctttcaaatcttCAACTCCTCCTACATCTTTTTTTAATGATTGTTTACTCTTCTGATGTTTGCACAGTTTTTCCTTCATATTCAAATGCATTTTGTTTGTCACACTTACtgatttgttttcttcatttatgTATATACCATTTCTTTGGTTActgaaataaaactattatgGTTACCTCAGTTCTTTTGAAAGCTGTTTACTTAGCAACTTTTGTTAAGttccaaaaagggtaatttgCAGGGGAAGAATTGCACTTATGATAAGGAAACAAAGGAATACATACATAAATTACTTTCTGCTTTATAGTTTGTTAATACTATAGACTGTCAGATGATGCTAGAATTTGTTGGTGTGATGGAAATAACTTCAACAAGGTGGACAGGTGAGAAGGAATGGAAATTGAAATCTGAAGTTCCTTTTTCTGAGATACAGAGCAAACTCATAGATTCGAGTTTAGGGTTTCACTCAATTCCACAAAATCAGATTATTAATAAAGACTGTCAAAACATTATAAGCTCTATTTAAGTCAATATCTATTT
This DNA window, taken from Vigna radiata var. radiata cultivar VC1973A chromosome 5, Vradiata_ver6, whole genome shotgun sequence, encodes the following:
- the LOC106761068 gene encoding uncharacterized protein LOC106761068 isoform X1, with amino-acid sequence MRGYALSLTNLLPPSHFSIDIKFKSFAFSIAATHSLIPTPKPSLLLSTPHSKSNSHFSFSVAAQQQQVQPGEEENIQLVSSIKTDYNDILIVDTPKARMLLLDSSFSFSCVPRVIDESEFVSFVADSVHSVLYHGSKWTCSYWDEFASLPAIVPKGPIAILGLGGGTAAHLMLDLWPSLQLDGWEIDQILIDKVRDYFGLSDLEKTTEDGGVLNIHVGDVFVPSKDFRGRYAGIVVDLFADGKVLPQLQEVNTWLQLEERLMANGRFMVNCGGVGGGPSARDESTHPETLWSGKSWLSNPAMKALSEAFPGQVSWKRMPKEYGANFMALTGPLPDLKSWSASVPSPLSQSVKNWRPL
- the LOC106761068 gene encoding uncharacterized protein LOC106761068 isoform X2; this encodes MRGYALSLTNLLPPSHFSIDIKFKSFAFSIAATHSLIPTPKPSLLLSTPHSKSNSHFSFSVAAQQQQVQPGEEENIQLVSSIKTDYNDILIVDTPKARMLLLDSSYSVHSVLYHGSKWTCSYWDEFASLPAIVPKGPIAILGLGGGTAAHLMLDLWPSLQLDGWEIDQILIDKVRDYFGLSDLEKTTEDGGVLNIHVGDVFVPSKDFRGRYAGIVVDLFADGKVLPQLQEVNTWLQLEERLMANGRFMVNCGGVGGGPSARDESTHPETLWSGKSWLSNPAMKALSEAFPGQVSWKRMPKEYGANFMALTGPLPDLKSWSASVPSPLSQSVKNWRPL